A section of the Perognathus longimembris pacificus isolate PPM17 chromosome 7, ASM2315922v1, whole genome shotgun sequence genome encodes:
- the Maneal gene encoding glycoprotein endo-alpha-1,2-mannosidase-like protein isoform X2, translating to MARRRRRACIALFLVLLFAFGTLMGLRTLKAPDGLPALGPGPELAPFERHPEGAPALAARAPAAPAAPPPPPPAPRTADPRSSPGPGPAEAEPAPGRSLSVYSDLHAFYYSWYGSPRREGRYIHWDHVMVPHWDPKISASYPRGRHSPPDDLGSSFYPELGPYSSRDPDVLREHMTQLKEAAIGVLVLSWYPPGMADDNGEPSDDLVPAILDTAHQYNIQVAFHIQPYKGRDDITVHDNIKYIIDTTGKL from the exons ATGGCCCGGCGGCGGCGCCGCGCCTGCATCGCGCTGTTTCTGGTGCTGCTCTTCGCCTTCGGCACCCTCATGGGCCTGCGCACGCTCAAGGCCCCCGATGGGCTCCCGGCCCTGGGCCCGGGCCCGGAGCTGGCGCCCTTTGAGCGGCACCCGGAGGGGGCGCCTGCCctcgccgcccgcgccccggccgccccggccgccccgccgccgcccccgccggcgCCGCGCACCGCCGACCCCCGCAGCTCGCCGGGGCCGGGCCCCGCGGAGGCCGAGCCCGCCCCCGGGCGGAGCCTGAGCGTCTACTCCGACCTGCACGCCTTCTACTACTCTTGGTACGGCAGCCCGCGGCGCGAGGGCCGCTACATCCACTGGGACCACGTCATGGTGCCGCACTGGGACCCCAAGATCTCGGCCAGCTACCCCCGCGGCCGCCACAGCCCCCCCGACGACTTGGGCTCCAGCTTTTACCCGGAGCTGGGGCCTTACAGCTCCCGGGACCCCGACGTGCTGCGAGAGCACATGACCCAGCTGAAGGAAGCCGCCATCG GTGTCCTGGTCCTCTCCTGGTACCCGCCTGGCATGGCTGATGATAACGGGGAGCCCTCAGATGACCTGGTTCCTGCCATTCTGGACACTGCCCACCAGTACAACATCCAG GTGGCCTTCCACATCCAACCCTACAAGGGCCGGGATGACATCACTGTACACGACAACATCAAGTACATCATTGACAC